One genomic region from Anabaena sp. PCC 7108 encodes:
- a CDS encoding DUF29 domain-containing protein encodes MTQTQIAVSLYEQDYLLWIEDIVNKLRNRDIEELDFENLIEEIESLGRSQKHELENRLGELFEHILKRTYVNMPECYRGWVESIDKQRVSIKRLLKQAPSLKPYFSQVFDEVYEDTLKIVRRSYPQCEFPHTWPFSCDIDAMLNVDFWEE; translated from the coding sequence ATGACACAGACGCAGATTGCAGTATCTTTATATGAGCAAGATTATCTACTTTGGATTGAAGATATCGTCAACAAGTTACGGAATAGGGATATTGAGGAGTTAGATTTTGAGAATCTGATTGAGGAGATAGAGAGTTTGGGGCGATCGCAAAAACACGAATTAGAAAATAGACTAGGAGAACTTTTTGAACATATTCTCAAGCGCACCTATGTAAATATGCCTGAGTGTTATCGCGGTTGGGTAGAATCAATTGACAAACAAAGAGTATCTATCAAGCGATTATTGAAACAAGCACCCAGTTTAAAGCCTTATTTTAGTCAAGTGTTTGATGAAGTTTACGAAGATACTCTCAAAATTGTGCGTCGAAGTTATCCCCAGTGTGAATTTCCTCATACATGGCCGTTTAGTTGTGATATTGACGCAATGCTAAATGTGGACTTTTGGGAAGAATAA
- a CDS encoding pyridoxamine 5'-phosphate oxidase family protein, translated as MNSLPTETQSDLLTITQRNQIKILPHKAKYERQEIYQILDEGLVCHVGFVVDSQPFVIPTAYGRIGESLYIHGSPASRMLRNLKQGIEVCITVTLLDGLVLARSAFRHSMNFRSVVIFGTATVVEDEAEKLAALKAFTEHVVSGRWDEVRPPTSQELAGTLVLSLPITEASAKVRTGPPIDYEEDYALSVWAGELPLRLTTTTPIPDPRLSPEIELPANVQNYTRNLQDAV; from the coding sequence ATGAATTCATTACCAACTGAAACCCAGTCTGATTTATTAACAATTACCCAACGCAATCAAATCAAAATATTACCTCACAAAGCAAAGTATGAGCGTCAAGAGATTTACCAAATCTTAGATGAAGGCTTGGTCTGTCATGTCGGATTTGTAGTTGATTCTCAACCATTTGTGATTCCTACTGCCTACGGCAGAATAGGTGAGAGTTTGTACATCCACGGTTCCCCAGCTAGTCGAATGTTGCGAAACCTGAAACAGGGTATCGAAGTTTGTATCACTGTCACCTTGTTAGATGGGTTAGTGTTAGCGCGTTCAGCTTTTCGTCATTCAATGAATTTTCGCTCTGTTGTCATCTTTGGAACTGCAACCGTTGTGGAAGATGAAGCCGAAAAATTAGCAGCATTGAAAGCATTTACCGAACACGTTGTTTCTGGTCGCTGGGACGAGGTGCGTCCTCCCACCAGTCAGGAACTTGCCGGAACACTGGTATTATCACTACCCATAACAGAAGCCTCTGCCAAAGTGAGAACAGGACCACCAATTGACTATGAGGAAGATTACGCTTTAAGCGTGTGGGCGGGAGAATTGCCATTACGATTAACAACCACAACGCCAATACCAGATCCTCGTTTATCACCGGAGATTGAATTACCTGCTAACGTGCAGAATTATACTAGAAATCTGCAAGATGCTGTGTAA
- a CDS encoding DUF4351 domain-containing protein, with translation MHTDLIFLVNGIKQTRVYQEGKEEGRQEARQEWEKNLLVRQLSKRFGKLSDNYIENISNLTIEKLEDLGEALLDFVDISDLEQWLKAHTEK, from the coding sequence ATGCACACAGACCTAATATTTCTAGTGAATGGTATCAAGCAAACAAGAGTATATCAAGAAGGAAAGGAGGAAGGTAGGCAAGAAGCTAGACAAGAATGGGAGAAAAACTTACTGGTGCGTCAATTATCCAAGCGATTTGGAAAATTGAGCGATAATTACATCGAAAATATCAGCAACCTGACCATAGAGAAACTAGAAGACCTGGGAGAAGCATTATTAGATTTTGTGGATATTAGCGACTTGGAACAATGGCTAAAAGCCCACACAGAGAAGTAA
- a CDS encoding DUF2243 domain-containing protein: MAANIQVFPKRLPLITAGIFLGLGLGGFVDGILLHQIFQWHHMLSSIRPLTTDTNTDVNMVWDGLFHALDWVLTVIGVTLLWRAGGRADVPWLSQTFGGSLLIGAGLFNLVEGVINHQILGIHHVKPGPNQLAWDIGFLALGGLFVVIGWIMIHQERNYGEQSS; the protein is encoded by the coding sequence ATGGCAGCAAATATTCAGGTTTTTCCTAAACGTTTACCACTAATTACTGCTGGAATTTTTTTAGGTTTAGGGCTAGGTGGTTTTGTAGATGGTATCCTGCTTCATCAAATCTTCCAGTGGCATCATATGTTAAGCAGTATTCGTCCCCTGACTACCGATACAAATACGGACGTAAACATGGTGTGGGATGGTTTATTTCATGCTTTGGATTGGGTATTAACTGTAATTGGAGTAACCTTGCTGTGGCGGGCAGGAGGGCGTGCTGATGTTCCTTGGTTATCACAAACATTTGGTGGTTCTTTGCTCATAGGTGCTGGGTTGTTCAATTTAGTAGAAGGAGTAATTAATCATCAAATTCTGGGTATCCATCATGTGAAACCAGGACCAAATCAATTAGCTTGGGATATAGGTTTTTTGGCCTTGGGTGGGTTGTTTGTTGTCATTGGGTGGATTATGATACATCAAGAGCGAAATTATGGGGAGCAATCTAGTTAA
- a CDS encoding PAP/fibrillin family protein yields the protein MNNQILKEKLQATIKKIQTKDDGSPVTNLRLDKTLVAEIEQLAIDLENLNPHPQPLLNATALLEGAWQLQYSTAREIRSLDSLPLGLQIGKVYQVINIANKLFFNLAQVQHPLKIISGYVKVTASFEPALDTSGLADKRINVDFDKRYLAIEKIVGIDTPKLNPFKVVAANNPQGRIATLDITYLDETLRIGRGGDESLFILNKVNDLPNLS from the coding sequence ATGAATAATCAAATCTTAAAGGAAAAATTACAAGCAACAATCAAAAAGATTCAAACTAAAGATGATGGTTCTCCTGTTACTAATTTGAGGCTGGATAAAACTTTAGTTGCAGAAATTGAACAGTTAGCAATAGACTTAGAAAATCTCAATCCTCATCCGCAACCTCTTCTCAATGCTACTGCTTTATTAGAAGGAGCTTGGCAACTCCAATACTCCACAGCTAGAGAAATCCGTTCTTTGGATTCTCTACCATTGGGTTTACAAATAGGTAAAGTTTATCAAGTAATTAATATTGCCAATAAACTGTTTTTTAATTTGGCTCAAGTGCAACATCCTCTGAAAATCATATCAGGATATGTGAAAGTCACAGCTAGTTTTGAACCTGCTCTAGATACATCGGGTTTAGCAGACAAACGCATCAATGTTGATTTTGATAAACGTTATTTGGCGATTGAGAAAATTGTAGGTATTGATACGCCTAAACTAAATCCCTTTAAAGTCGTAGCGGCTAATAATCCTCAAGGGAGAATTGCCACTCTTGATATCACTTATTTAGATGAAACTTTAAGAATTGGACGTGGGGGAGACGAAAGTTTATTTATTCTCAATAAAGTCAATGATTTGCCTAATTTATCCTAA
- a CDS encoding WGR domain-containing protein: MGISPVLLGHLYGAESKLRPGLPPCPLPPAPFPLRDPYYSPPATTQTVYLELSDDHSHKFYEVAINGLSVTIRYGRIGTSGQTDSKTYSSPQKAQAAAQKKINEKLKKGYVQLPTAEESPSLASGSSLITQIAEESRISNFTPYWLPEDFRVFTNDRGIVSTHSGGAEGFEARILPTVNQYIVCD, from the coding sequence ATGGGTATAAGCCCCGTCCTTCTAGGACACTTATACGGAGCGGAGTCCAAGCTCCGTCCCGGTCTTCCCCCTTGCCCCCTGCCCCCTGCCCCTTTTCCTCTTCGTGACCCCTACTATTCGCCTCCTGCCACCACCCAAACCGTTTATCTGGAACTCTCCGACGACCATTCCCACAAGTTCTATGAAGTCGCTATTAACGGATTAAGTGTCACAATTCGCTATGGACGCATTGGCACTTCTGGACAAACCGACAGCAAAACCTACAGCAGCCCCCAAAAAGCTCAAGCTGCTGCCCAGAAGAAAATAAATGAGAAGTTGAAAAAAGGTTATGTGCAGTTGCCGACGGCAGAAGAAAGTCCATCACTAGCTTCTGGATCATCTCTAATTACCCAAATAGCAGAAGAAAGTCGTATATCTAATTTTACTCCCTACTGGCTACCCGAAGATTTTCGCGTCTTTACCAATGACAGAGGTATAGTTAGCACTCATTCAGGTGGGGCAGAGGGATTTGAGGCGAGAATTTTACCTACCGTGAATCAGTACATAGTCTGCGATTAA
- a CDS encoding Crp/Fnr family transcriptional regulator, whose product MQTQVFSDIFPLLSTANPQTLEWLLNISVEHEYPSGRAVLMEDAWGNAVYFLVSGWVKIRRTKGDDSLTIAILGQGDFFGEMAVLDESPRSTDVIALSPVTLLTVSRERFIQILFKDPQLHHRMLQLMVKRLRQINMRLQMRSSPPAVKLAYTLVNLGENYGQESAEGKEIFYIPFKDLAEVTEISIEETTKIMEKLHEKGWIKIDPANNFIYLVNFKQLQNLANKL is encoded by the coding sequence ATGCAAACTCAGGTTTTTAGCGATATTTTCCCCTTGCTGAGTACAGCCAATCCACAAACACTCGAATGGTTACTCAACATCTCAGTTGAACATGAATACCCCTCTGGAAGAGCTGTTTTAATGGAAGACGCTTGGGGTAATGCAGTCTACTTCTTAGTTTCTGGTTGGGTGAAAATCCGGCGTACTAAAGGTGATGATTCTTTGACAATAGCAATTTTAGGCCAGGGCGATTTCTTTGGAGAAATGGCGGTCTTAGATGAATCTCCGCGTTCAACCGATGTTATTGCTCTTTCACCTGTAACATTATTAACTGTCTCTAGAGAACGTTTTATCCAAATTTTGTTTAAAGATCCACAGTTACATCACCGGATGCTACAACTGATGGTAAAACGATTAAGACAGATTAACATGCGCTTGCAAATGCGCTCTTCACCACCTGCGGTTAAACTCGCCTACACTTTAGTTAACTTGGGTGAGAACTATGGGCAGGAATCAGCCGAAGGTAAGGAAATTTTTTATATTCCCTTTAAAGATTTGGCAGAAGTAACAGAAATTAGCATAGAAGAAACCACCAAAATTATGGAAAAACTCCATGAAAAAGGATGGATAAAAATTGACCCTGCCAATAACTTCATTTATCTAGTCAACTTCAAACAGCTACAGAATTTAGCTAATAAATTGTAA
- a CDS encoding von Willebrand factor type A domain-containing protein — MGYLDSTSLAGNFFFRNHLNYFTYNYPQPTGNRPFSVTTEVTAAPWNPQHKLVQVGLQGKRLESETLPPSNLVFLIDVSGSMGEPNKLPLVKQSLKLLVNKLSPEDRVSLVVYAGNAGVVLPATPGNQKTTILAAIDRLEAGGSTAGGQGIELAYKIAKQNFLKSGNNRVILATDGDFNVGVSSDAELTRLIEQKRDQGIFLTVIGFGTGNYKDGKMEQLADKGNGNYAYIDTLLEAKKVLVNDIRGTLFTIAKDVKIQVEFNPAKVQAYRLIGYENRLLQNQDFNDDKKDAGEIGAGHSVTALYEIIPTGTKSDVKLPEVDPLRYQRSGVNATDTADNETSHLPTRGYCVPSLPASRNAVFQDS; from the coding sequence ATGGGATATCTTGATTCAACCTCTTTAGCTGGTAATTTCTTTTTCAGAAATCACCTTAACTACTTCACCTATAATTATCCTCAACCAACAGGAAATAGACCCTTTTCCGTCACCACTGAAGTTACTGCTGCTCCCTGGAATCCTCAACATAAATTAGTACAAGTAGGTTTGCAAGGAAAACGCTTAGAGAGTGAAACCTTACCACCCAGTAACCTCGTATTTCTAATTGATGTCTCCGGTTCTATGGGTGAACCCAACAAATTACCCTTGGTAAAACAGTCCCTGAAATTGTTGGTGAATAAACTCAGTCCTGAAGACAGGGTAAGTTTAGTAGTTTATGCAGGAAATGCAGGTGTAGTCTTACCTGCTACCCCTGGAAATCAGAAAACAACAATTTTAGCAGCCATTGACCGCTTGGAAGCTGGAGGCTCTACTGCTGGTGGTCAAGGGATTGAATTGGCTTATAAGATAGCCAAACAAAACTTCCTCAAATCTGGTAATAACAGAGTAATTTTAGCTACTGATGGAGATTTTAACGTCGGGGTTTCCAGTGATGCCGAATTAACTCGATTAATTGAACAGAAGCGAGACCAGGGAATTTTTCTCACAGTTATAGGATTTGGTACTGGTAACTATAAAGATGGAAAAATGGAACAATTAGCTGATAAGGGTAATGGCAACTATGCCTATATTGATACCTTATTAGAAGCGAAAAAAGTCCTAGTTAATGACATTCGGGGAACTCTATTTACTATTGCCAAGGATGTGAAAATTCAGGTGGAATTTAATCCCGCTAAAGTGCAAGCATACCGCTTAATTGGCTATGAAAATCGCCTGTTGCAAAACCAAGATTTCAATGACGATAAGAAAGATGCAGGGGAAATTGGGGCTGGTCATTCCGTAACAGCATTGTATGAAATTATTCCTACTGGCACAAAGAGTGATGTGAAACTACCAGAGGTAGATCCTTTGCGTTATCAGCGTTCTGGTGTAAATGCGACCGATACTGCCGATAATGAGACTTCACATCTACCAACGCGCGGGTATTGCGTACCATCACTTCCCGCATCAAGGAACGCAGTTTTTCAGGATTCTTAG
- a CDS encoding DUF86 domain-containing protein yields MSRSLRLYFEDILNSCHKVLRYTEGISYDQFFEDELRFDAVLRNLQIIGEAIKQVPTEIRNRYPTVEWRKIAGLRDILAHAYFSLENETIWDIVQNKVPLLQEQIEVIFQQEFGDS; encoded by the coding sequence ATGTCTCGTAGTCTCAGACTGTATTTTGAGGATATTTTGAACAGTTGTCACAAGGTTTTGCGTTATACAGAAGGTATCAGCTATGACCAGTTTTTTGAAGATGAGTTAAGGTTTGATGCTGTGCTGCGAAATCTGCAAATTATTGGCGAGGCCATCAAGCAAGTGCCGACAGAAATTAGAAATCGTTATCCTACGGTAGAGTGGCGGAAAATAGCAGGTTTAAGAGATATTTTAGCTCATGCTTATTTTAGTCTCGAAAATGAAACGATTTGGGATATTGTGCAAAATAAAGTTCCACTTCTGCAAGAACAAATTGAGGTTATTTTTCAACAAGAATTTGGCGATAGTTAA
- a CDS encoding AbrB/MazE/SpoVT family DNA-binding domain-containing protein, whose amino-acid sequence MIQTLKLRKIGNSVGVTFSKELLEKLNLSEGDTVFVTETEHGLQLSPYDPEFEKAMAIYRQGSQKFRQALKELAK is encoded by the coding sequence ATGATCCAAACCTTAAAGTTACGCAAAATTGGTAATTCAGTAGGGGTGACTTTTTCTAAGGAGTTGTTAGAAAAACTCAATCTTTCCGAAGGAGATACCGTATTTGTGACGGAAACTGAACATGGACTCCAGCTTAGTCCTTATGATCCTGAGTTTGAGAAAGCAATGGCCATTTATCGTCAAGGTAGCCAGAAGTTTCGTCAGGCGTTGAAGGAACTCGCTAAGTGA
- a CDS encoding nucleotidyltransferase family protein translates to MKRENLIAFLKAHGAEIRGYGVKSLALFGSVARDEATAKSDIDLLVEFDGKVTFDCYMDLKFFLEDSLGCPVDLVSKKMLKPQIRDAVETEAIYVS, encoded by the coding sequence ATGAAACGAGAAAATTTAATTGCTTTTTTAAAAGCTCATGGGGCAGAGATTCGAGGTTATGGTGTAAAATCTCTGGCTTTATTTGGTTCGGTAGCAAGGGATGAAGCCACGGCTAAAAGTGATATTGATTTATTAGTGGAGTTTGACGGAAAGGTGACGTTTGACTGTTACATGGACTTAAAGTTTTTTCTGGAGGATAGTTTGGGATGTCCCGTAGATTTAGTTAGCAAGAAGATGTTAAAGCCTCAAATTAGAGATGCTGTTGAAACAGAGGCAATCTATGTCTCGTAG
- a CDS encoding 2-phosphosulfolactate phosphatase family protein, with the protein MKIFVYHTPELTPIDTLPECAIAVDVLRATSTMATVLAAGGEAVQVFSDLNQLIEVSEQWPPEKRLRAGERGGAKVAGFELGNSPLDCTAELVAGRRLFISTTNGTRALKRIQNAPIVLAAALINRSAVVKFLLEKQPESVWIVGSGWEGSYSLEDTVCAGAIAHSIWQQTNCTLEELSGNDETISAIALYSQWQNDLLGLLHKASHGQRLLRLECLEDLKYCSQTDILDVLPIQQEPGVLKSQIK; encoded by the coding sequence GTGAAGATATTTGTATATCACACTCCCGAATTAACCCCAATTGATACATTACCAGAATGTGCGATCGCTGTTGATGTTCTGCGAGCAACTAGCACAATGGCTACGGTTTTAGCCGCTGGAGGGGAAGCTGTGCAGGTTTTCAGTGATTTAAATCAACTCATAGAAGTGAGTGAACAATGGCCTCCAGAAAAACGACTTAGGGCTGGAGAACGGGGTGGTGCAAAGGTAGCTGGTTTTGAGTTGGGTAACTCACCCTTAGATTGCACAGCAGAATTAGTTGCGGGACGACGCTTATTTATTAGCACCACAAATGGTACAAGGGCTTTAAAACGGATACAGAATGCCCCCATTGTTCTTGCAGCAGCTTTGATTAATCGGTCAGCAGTAGTTAAATTTCTCTTAGAAAAGCAACCGGAAAGCGTCTGGATTGTTGGTTCTGGTTGGGAGGGAAGTTATTCTTTAGAGGATACAGTGTGTGCGGGTGCGATCGCTCATAGTATTTGGCAACAAACTAATTGTACTCTAGAAGAACTCAGTGGTAATGATGAAACGATTAGTGCGATCGCACTTTATTCACAATGGCAAAATGATTTATTAGGATTATTGCACAAAGCTAGTCATGGACAACGATTATTACGCTTAGAATGTTTAGAAGACCTTAAATATTGTTCCCAAACTGATATTTTAGATGTTTTGCCGATTCAGCAAGAACCAGGAGTATTAAAAAGTCAAATTAAGTAA
- a CDS encoding VOC family protein — MTITLNHTIVPAYDKEASAQFFAQIFGLKVEPPLAHFAVVRVNNQLTFDFDNRENFESHHYAFHVTDQEFDAIFARVKEIGLEYSSDPMHQHQGEINHRKGGRGFYFYDPNGHNLELLTRE, encoded by the coding sequence ATGACAATTACCCTTAATCACACCATAGTACCAGCATACGATAAGGAAGCATCTGCACAGTTCTTTGCCCAAATTTTTGGTTTAAAGGTAGAACCTCCCCTTGCTCACTTTGCTGTTGTGCGTGTAAACAATCAATTGACCTTTGATTTTGATAATAGAGAAAATTTTGAGTCACACCACTATGCTTTTCATGTTACAGATCAAGAATTTGATGCTATCTTTGCACGGGTAAAAGAAATAGGTTTGGAATACAGTAGCGACCCTATGCACCAACATCAAGGTGAAATTAATCACAGAAAAGGTGGTCGAGGTTTTTACTTCTATGACCCCAATGGTCATAACTTGGAACTGCTGACCCGTGAATAA
- a CDS encoding M61 family metallopeptidase, with protein MTEVITPLPITQVQLMSRKIHYWVAMSQPENHLFEVTLHLVDYPAPILDLKMPVWTPGSYLVREYAKNLQDFAAFTGDKPLPWHKISKNHWQIEKGDVSEVIVSYRVFANELSVRTNHLDVTHGYFNGAALFLRIPGWEKLPISVTIVPRFPEWQVSTSLPTITESANTFVAADFDTLIDSPFEIGSHQLFHFDVLDKPHELAIWGKGNFHPQQMISDFKKIIEVEAKMFGGLPYHRYVFLLHLFQQAFGGLEHKNSCSLIYQRFGFRTQDKYEPFLQLVAHEFFHLWNVKRIRPQGLEVFDYDQENYTASLWFCEGTTSYYDLVIPLRAGIYNAKAYLNYLSKEITRYLMTPGRKVQPLSESSFDAWIKLYRPDANSGNSQISYYLKGEMVSLLLDLLIRVHHSNQRSLDDVMRQMWQQFGKEETGYTPEQLEGVIESVAGMNLADFFKRYLHGLEDLPFNQYLQPFGLRLVEEKNEEPYFGVRINTENGREVIKFVEADSPAQQAGIDAGDELLAIDGIKVGNQLNERLKDYQPNDSIQVSVFHQDELRTYSVILAAPLPGRYQLKSVENPSSAEMENFTGWLGVPLASIQ; from the coding sequence ATGACTGAAGTAATCACACCTCTTCCCATTACTCAAGTGCAACTAATGAGTAGAAAAATTCATTACTGGGTGGCAATGTCCCAACCAGAAAATCATTTATTTGAGGTGACTTTACACCTGGTAGATTACCCAGCACCAATTCTCGATTTGAAAATGCCAGTTTGGACACCAGGTTCTTATTTGGTGCGAGAATATGCCAAGAATTTACAAGATTTTGCCGCATTTACAGGAGATAAACCTTTACCGTGGCACAAAATTAGTAAAAATCACTGGCAAATAGAAAAAGGTGATGTTTCAGAAGTAATAGTGAGTTACCGCGTTTTTGCGAATGAGTTGTCGGTACGCACAAACCACTTAGATGTTACTCACGGTTATTTCAATGGTGCAGCGCTATTTTTGAGAATTCCTGGTTGGGAAAAGCTACCAATTTCCGTGACAATTGTGCCACGATTTCCAGAATGGCAAGTAAGTACTAGTTTACCAACAATTACCGAGTCAGCCAATACTTTTGTAGCTGCTGATTTTGATACTCTTATTGATAGTCCTTTTGAAATTGGTAGTCATCAATTATTTCACTTTGATGTCTTAGATAAACCTCATGAATTAGCAATTTGGGGAAAGGGAAATTTTCACCCACAACAAATGATTTCAGACTTTAAAAAAATTATTGAAGTCGAAGCTAAAATGTTTGGTGGTTTGCCTTATCATAGATATGTGTTTTTGCTGCATTTATTTCAACAAGCTTTTGGGGGATTGGAACATAAAAACTCTTGTTCCTTAATTTATCAACGGTTTGGATTTCGGACTCAGGATAAGTATGAGCCGTTTTTACAATTAGTGGCACATGAATTCTTTCATTTATGGAATGTTAAAAGAATTCGTCCTCAAGGTTTAGAAGTATTTGATTATGATCAGGAAAACTACACCGCATCTTTATGGTTTTGTGAGGGAACAACCAGTTATTATGATTTAGTAATTCCTTTACGGGCAGGTATTTATAATGCCAAAGCATATTTAAATTATTTGAGTAAAGAAATTACCAGATATCTAATGACTCCAGGACGGAAAGTACAGCCTTTATCAGAGTCAAGTTTTGATGCTTGGATTAAACTTTACCGTCCAGATGCTAATAGTGGTAATTCCCAAATCTCCTATTATTTAAAAGGAGAAATGGTGTCACTTTTGTTAGATTTATTAATTCGAGTTCATCATAGCAATCAGCGTTCCTTAGATGATGTCATGCGGCAAATGTGGCAGCAATTTGGCAAAGAGGAAACTGGTTATACTCCAGAACAGTTAGAGGGAGTAATTGAGTCTGTAGCAGGTATGAATTTAGCAGATTTCTTTAAACGCTATCTTCACGGTTTGGAAGATTTGCCATTTAATCAGTATTTGCAACCTTTTGGTTTGCGATTAGTTGAGGAAAAGAATGAAGAACCTTATTTCGGAGTGAGGATAAATACTGAAAATGGACGAGAAGTAATTAAATTTGTAGAAGCAGATTCACCAGCACAACAAGCAGGAATTGATGCTGGAGATGAGTTATTAGCTATTGATGGAATTAAGGTAGGAAATCAGTTAAATGAACGGTTAAAGGATTATCAACCAAATGATTCTATCCAAGTTTCTGTTTTCCATCAAGATGAATTGCGGACTTATTCTGTCATTTTAGCTGCACCACTTCCTGGCAGGTATCAACTTAAATCTGTGGAAAATCCTTCTTCTGCGGAAATGGAAAACTTTACAGGTTGGTTAGGTGTGCCACTGGCAAGTATTCAGTAA
- a CDS encoding type II toxin-antitoxin system death-on-curing family toxin — MNEPTWLTEQMVLAIHKDLISQYGGLSEVRDSPNLAASLARPRHRFSYQPEVSLLELAAVYGFALCKNHPFVDGNKRTAFMAMYVFLGLNGHGFNAPEPEIVLVMESLASGEIDENALQVWLGKYAGELL, encoded by the coding sequence GTGAATGAACCGACCTGGCTAACTGAACAGATGGTGCTTGCTATCCATAAGGATTTGATTTCTCAGTATGGTGGGTTATCTGAGGTGAGAGATAGCCCTAATTTAGCAGCAAGTTTAGCCCGTCCCCGACATCGGTTTTCCTATCAGCCGGAAGTTTCGCTCCTGGAATTAGCAGCGGTTTATGGTTTTGCTTTGTGTAAAAATCATCCCTTTGTGGATGGGAATAAGCGGACAGCTTTTATGGCAATGTATGTTTTTTTGGGGTTGAATGGTCATGGTTTTAACGCACCAGAGCCGGAGATAGTATTAGTGATGGAGAGTTTAGCATCTGGGGAAATTGACGAAAATGCTTTGCAGGTTTGGTTAGGAAAATATGCTGGTGAATTGCTATGA
- a CDS encoding DUF4351 domain-containing protein has protein sequence MFLVSDIKQTRVYQEAKQDGEMILLMRQLSKRFGKLSSDYIENISNLTIEELEDLGEALLDFVDITDLEKWLKSHIEV, from the coding sequence ATGTTTTTAGTAAGTGATATCAAGCAGACAAGGGTATATCAAGAAGCAAAGCAAGATGGAGAGATGATTTTACTTATGCGTCAGTTATCCAAGCGATTCGGAAAATTGAGCAGTGATTATATCGAAAATATCAGCAACCTGACCATAGAGGAATTAGAAGACCTGGGAGAAGCATTATTAGATTTTGTGGATATTACCGACTTAGAAAAATGGCTCAAATCCCACATAGAAGTATAG
- a CDS encoding DUF1186 domain-containing protein → MQLEEILSELENNTGKFPRLALERAIQEQEAITPLLLATLEESKNNLEDLLEEPDYLLHIYSLFLLAQFRESKSYPIIVDFFSTPGDISLDVTGDVVTEDLGRILASVSHGNLDPIKQLIENPAVNKFVRGAALKSLVILLVQKIISREQVVQYFEELFLSRLEKDNYHMWNKLVINSCDICAIELKEHIDRAFEEDLMERFFVNENNVNNSLEMGVEAALQKLHNKQHYTLINDTILEMESLNCFLADKPNKKDNSPISVKGFTLTLNKNKSQVDKKKKMQKESRRKNRSKKG, encoded by the coding sequence ATGCAACTAGAAGAAATTTTATCAGAACTAGAAAATAACACTGGTAAATTCCCCCGTTTGGCTTTAGAGAGAGCCATTCAAGAACAGGAAGCCATTACTCCTTTGTTATTAGCGACTTTAGAAGAAAGCAAAAATAATCTAGAAGATTTATTAGAAGAACCAGATTATTTATTACATATTTATTCCCTGTTTTTACTAGCACAATTTAGAGAATCTAAATCTTATCCTATCATCGTCGATTTTTTTTCGACTCCAGGGGATATCTCCCTAGATGTAACCGGAGATGTAGTAACTGAAGATTTAGGTAGAATTCTTGCTTCTGTCAGTCACGGAAATCTTGACCCTATTAAGCAACTGATAGAAAATCCAGCAGTTAATAAATTTGTTAGAGGTGCTGCTCTAAAATCCTTAGTAATATTGCTTGTTCAAAAAATTATTTCTAGAGAACAGGTCGTCCAATATTTTGAGGAACTTTTTTTAAGCAGGCTGGAAAAAGATAATTATCATATGTGGAATAAATTAGTGATTAATAGTTGTGATATCTGTGCTATTGAACTTAAAGAGCATATAGATAGAGCTTTTGAAGAAGATTTAATGGAAAGGTTTTTTGTAAATGAAAATAATGTCAATAATTCTCTAGAAATGGGTGTGGAAGCAGCCTTACAGAAACTGCATAACAAACAGCATTATACTTTGATTAATGATACAATATTAGAAATGGAGTCTTTGAATTGCTTTCTAGCAGATAAGCCGAATAAAAAAGATAATTCTCCCATTAGTGTGAAGGGGTTTACTCTAACATTAAATAAAAATAAAAGTCAAGTTGATAAAAAGAAAAAAATGCAGAAAGAATCTCGTCGAAAAAATAGATCGAAGAAAGGTTAA